In Drosophila teissieri strain GT53w chromosome 2R, Prin_Dtei_1.1, whole genome shotgun sequence, the following proteins share a genomic window:
- the LOC122612116 gene encoding SAGA-associated factor 29, which translates to MPLTAESAAQQIQDRLKDIQQHIHIVDEERRRAENSIASLVRSLHATNQKVKPLLKASLMEAAQEEATIRAALAKIHEIRSIRNERRIQARNAGNKEAIRRGALMKMVQLSAQTLPLFVGKLGERAPALCGAIPAEGNYVAKVGDNVAALAKGIDEEENWILAEVVQFLHRQNKYDVIDIDEEQKDRHVLSKRKVIPLPLMRANPETDGHALFPKDTVVMALYPQTTCFYKAIVHRLPQTAIEDYEVLFEDSSYMNGYAEPLPVAQRYVIAYRPTKKGAGSGSGNLSSA; encoded by the exons atgCCACTGACTGCGGAAAGTGCCGCTCAACAGATTCAG GATCGCCTGAAGGACATTCAGCAACACATCCACATTGTGGACGAGGAGCGTCGGCGGGCGGAGAACTCCATTGCCAGTCTGGTGCGATCTCTGCATGCCACCAATCAGAAGGTGAAACCCCTGCTCAAGGCCAGTTTAATGGAGGCGGCGCAGGAGGAGGCCACCATCCGTGCCGCGCTGGCCAAAATCCACGAGATTCGAAGCATTCGCAACGAGAGACGTATCCAAG CTCGCAACGCTGGAAACAAGGAGGCCATTCGACGGGGAGCCCTTATGAAAATGGTGCAGCTCTCAGCTCAAACATTGCCTTTATTTGTTGGGAAACTAGGAGAACGTGCACCAGCTCTATGTGGAGCCATTCCCGCCGAGGGCAACTATGTGGCTAAG GTTGGTGACAATGTTGCCGCCTTAGCCAAAGGAATTGATGAGGAGGAGAACTGGATCCTGGCAGAAGTGGTGCAGTTCCTGCACCGTCAAAACAAATACGACGTGATTGACATTGACGAGGAGCAAAAGGATCGCCATGTGCTAAGCAAGCGAAAGGTCATCCCGCTGCCCCTGATGCGTGCAAATCCCGAGACTGATGGTCACGCCCTGTTCCCGAAGGACACAGTGGTAATGGCGCTATATCCACAGACCACCTGCTTCTACAAGGCCATTGTTCACCGCCTGCCGCAAACCGCCATCGAGGATTACGAAGTGCTCTTTGAGGATTCCTCGTACATGAATGGCTATGCCGAACCCTTGCCGGTGGCCCAGCGCTATGTGATTGCATATCGACCCACGAAAAAGGGtgctggcagtggcagcgggaATCTCTCATCAGCATAA
- the LOC122614967 gene encoding probable multidrug resistance-associated protein lethal(2)03659 isoform X2, with translation MAVCSRLRSIFSAGNGYSPLLLGGLISYFAYGQTTVTKESAYLYAMGIVLCSLVTSLVFHPFMFYVFAVGTRVRLACAGLVYRKCLRASASSGEGLGAQAISVMSIDLSQFDLTFYFFHDLWKGPVEACIFGYLMTRQVGWTSLIGIAFIVILIPLQAWAAKASANFGTRSAKHRDARVKLMNEIISAIQVIKMYAWEKSFGRLIAAVRQSEVKAIRGSMSIYAALQCTNMISKISLFLSLIAYVYVGDLVTAKKVFILSSYYGLLNDSLLHYWPMAITTWAQTLVSARRVVEFLLEVEKPAEESCCRDNPGLELDGGKQKAAQSGRLHCVQSETKCLSFQKVSASWDKPSIKQPRKPHIKGISFHINAGKFVGIVGNVGSGKSTLLHAILGEIELMQGRVEVHGRISYAAQQPWVFQGSIRENILFVEQYEEKRYRAVVHACQLDRDLELLPRGDATVVGERGISLSGGQKARIALARAVYRQADIYLFDDPLAAVDAQVGKLLMDKCFQRLLDGKMRILVTHHVQLLKSVDHLLLLEGGQLTQQGTYEELKDVITHHAALDLEAIEADKQQVKRVLSQVDRTSKQLSKGEDEDPATNQDENGHAEQQLQGAVSYDTYKAYFRALGAPFLVWLVLSMFVLARGCQALMDIFISRWATWEEDRGYDSVDDYEDTRTKMVIWYTVLLLLTLALFLLRTFGFFFMCLRISLTLHDQLYHGIIRAWMYFFNANPSGRVLNRFSSDIQNVDVNLPQAMMDSLQFLVDVVAVLVIVAIANYWLLIPAAIMVLLLYFCRALYIGASRSLKRIESLTRSPIYSHTNQTFHGHSTIRSMDAMPQLEQTFHGHQNTNSSALFLYVSANRAFSFWTDLICVVYILAVTFSFLVIKQSFYSGDVGLAITQSMTLVIMCQWGMRQTAEMENNMTSVERVLEYAQTPSEPPLESPKSVNLADEWPQAGHLRFQDLRMRYSPGDEDILRGLNFESQPMEKIGIVGRTGAGKSSIIQALFRLALNEGTIEIDGLDIAKLGLHDLRSRISIIPQDPVLFSGTLRFNLDPFDEKRDESLWSALEDVKLKKHVASLEGGLSCRMQDGGSNFSMGQRQLVCLARAILRQNRVLVMDEATANVDTETDILIQETIQTKFAECTVLTIAHRLHTVMDNDSVLVMDAGQIVEFGAPHKLLQRKDGALLKLVNQNDAATVKFLKKIASESYMRRNKRDSFTITEE, from the exons ATGGCAGTTTGTTCCCGTTTGCGTTCTATATTCTCTGCTGGAAATGGCTATTCA CCTTTGCTGCTCGGAGGATTGATCTCCTACTTTGCCTACGGCCAGACGACGGTGACCAAGGAGAGTGCCTACCTGTACGCCATGGGCATTGTCCTGTGCTCGCTGGTCACCTCCCTGGTGTTTCATCCCTTTATGTTCTATGTGTTCGCGGTGGGCACGAGGGTCAGATTGGCTTGTGCCGGCCTGGTCTACCGGAAATGTCTGCGCGCCTCGGCGAGTAGTGGCGAAGGACTCGGGGCTCAGGCCATTTCGGTGATGTCCATCGATCTCTCCCAGTTCGACTTGACTTTCTACTTCTTTCACGACCTGTGGAAGGGTCCCGTGGAGGCCTGCATCTTTGGCTACTTGATGACCCGCCAGGTGGGCTGGACATCCCTGATTGGGATTGCCTTCATAGTGATATTGATACCCCTGCAAGCGTGGGCCGCCAAGGCTTCTGCTAATTTCGGCACCCGATCCGCCAAGCATCGGGATGCACGTGTAAAGCTGATGAACGAGATCATCAGTGCCATCCAGGTGATCAAGATGTATGCGTGGGAGAAGTCCTTTGGACGGCTGATTGCCGCAGTTAGGCAGTCGGAGGTAAAGGCCATTCGAGGATCCATGAGCATCTACGCCGCCCTGCAATGCACCAATATGATCTCCAAGATATCGCTCTTCCTGAGTCTGATCGCCTATGTGTATGTGGGTGATCTTGTGACGGCCAAGAAGGTGTTCATACTGTCTTCCTACTACGGCCTACTCAATGATTCCCTGCTGCACTACTGGCCCATGGCCATAACCACTTGGGCTCAGACCCTGGTTAGTGCGCGCCGAGTAGTGGAGTTCCTGCTGGAAGTGGAGAAGCCTGCGGAGGAGTCCTGCTGCCGAGACAATCCTGGCTTGGAACTGGATGGAGGAAAGCAAAAAGCAGCGCAGAGTGGCCGCCTCCACTGCGTACAAAGTGAGACTAAGTGCTTAAGTTTCCAAAAAGTCAGCGCGAGTTGGGATAAGCCGAGCATAAAGCAACCCAGGAAGCCACATATTAAGGGCATCTCCTTTCACATCAACGCCGGCAAGTTTGTGGGCATTGTGGGTAATGTGGGCTCCGGAAAGAGCACCCTTCTCCATGCCATTCTCGGTGAGATTGAGCTCATGCAGGGACGAGTGGAGGTTCATGGCAGGATTAGCTATGCCGCCCAGCAGCCGTGGGTATTCCAGGGCAGCATCAGGGAGAACATCCTGTTTGTGGAGCAGTACGAGGAGAAGCGATACCGCGCAGTGGTTCATGCCTGCCAGCTGGACAGAGATCTGGAACTGCTGCCCCGCGGCGATGCCACTGTTGTGGGTGAGCGCGGAATCAGCCTGAGTGGTGGCCAAAAGGCCAGGATTGCGCTAGCCAGAGCTGTGTACCGCCAGGCGGATATCTACCTATTTGACGATCCACTGGCCGCCGTTGATGCGCAGGTGGGTAAGCTGCTGATGGACAAGTGCTTCCAGCGACTGCTGGATGGCAAGATGCGCATTCTGGTCACCCATCATGTTCAGTTGCTCAAGAGTGTGGAtcacctgctgctgttggaggGAGGACAACTCACCCAGCAGGGTACTTATGAGGAACTAAAGGACGTGATCACCCATCATGCTGCTCTGGATCTGGAGGCCATCGAGGCGGACAAGCAGCAAGTGAAGCGTGTGCTCAGTCAGGTGGACAGGACGTCAAAGCAGCTAAGCAAGGGAGAAGACGAGGATCCTGCCACCAACCAGGATGAGAATGGCCATGCCGAGCAGCAACTTCAGGGTGCCGTAAGCTACGATACCTATAAGGCTTACTTTCGGGCTCTGGGGGCTCCGTTCCTGGTCTGGTTAGTGCTTTCGATGTTTGTCCTCGCCCGAGGATGCCAAGCGCTCATGGACATCTTTATCTCCCGATGGGCCACTTGGGAGGAGGATCGAGGGTATGATTCGGTGGATGACTATGAAGACACGCGAACCAAAATGGTTATCTGGTATACGGTGCTCCTATTACTCACATTGGCCTTGTTCCTGCTGCGCACCTTTGGGTTCTTCTTTATGTGCCTTCGAATCTCACTGACATTGCACGACCAGCTCTACCATGGCATAATCCGCGCCTGGATGTACTTCTTCAATGCCAATCCATCTGGGAGAGTGCTCAACCGCTTTTCCAGCGACATTCAGAACGTAGATGTGAACCTGCCACAGGCTATGATGGATTCCCTTCAA TTCCTGGTGGATGTGGTGGCTGTGCTGGTGATCGTGGCCATTGCCAACTATTGGCTACTCATTCCAGCAGCCATTATGGTACTACTATTGTATTTCTGCCGTGCCCTCTATATAGGCGCCAGTCGAAGTCTAAAGAGGATTGAGAGCTTGA CACGTAGTCCCATCTACTCGCACACAAACCAAACTTTCCATGGCCACTCGACCATAAGGTCCATGGACGCCATGCCGCAGCTGGAGCAGACTTTCCATGGCCACCAAAACACCAACTCCTCTGCTCTTTTTCTCTATGTAAGCGCCAACAGGGCGTTTTCCTTCTGGACCGATCTCATTTGCGTGGTCTATATCCTGGCGGTGACCTTCAGCTTTCTGGTTATCAAGCAGAGCTTCTACAGCGGCGATGTGGGTCTGGCCATCACCCAGTCCATGACATTGGTGATTATGTGTCAGTGGGGCATGCGTCAGACTGCCGAGATGGAGAACAACATGACCAGCGTGGAACGAGTGCTTGAGTACGCCCAGACGCCATCGGAGCCACCACTTGAGAGTCCGAAGAGTGTGAATCTTGCAGATGAGTGGCCACAGGCTGGTCACCTTCGGTTCCAGGATCTCCGCATGAGATACTCTCCAGGAGACGAGGATATCCTAAGAGGACTGAACTTTGAATCACAGCCCATGGAAAAGATTGGCATTGTGGGACgaactggagctggaaaaTCCTCCATAATTCAGGCGCTATTCCGATTGGCTCTCAATGAGGGAACCATCGAGATCGATGGATTGGATATTGCTAAACTGGGTCTCCACGATCTGCGAAGTAGAATCTCGATTATCCCACAAGATCCAGTTCTATTCTCTGGAACGCTGCGCTTCAATCTGGATCCATTTGATGAAAAAAGAGATGAGTCCCTGTGGAGTGCATTGGAGGACGTGAAACTAAAGAAGCACGTTGCCTCATTGGAAGGAGGTCTCTCCTGTCGCATGCAGGACGGTGGCTCCAACTTCAGCATGGGTCAGAGGCAACTGGTCTGCTTGGCGAGAGCTATTCTCCGACAGAATCGAGTCCTGGTTATGGACGAAGCAACCGCAAATGTGGATACAGA AACTGATATCCTGATCCAAGAAACCATCCAGACCAAGTTCGCCGAGTGCACAGTTCTGACGATCGCGCACAGATTGCATACTGTGATGGACAATGACAGTGTCCTGGTAATGGACGCTGGCCAGATTGTCGAATTCGGAGCACCTCATAAGCTCCTGCAGCGCAAGGATGGAGCCCTCCTCAAACTGGTCAATCAAAACGATGCGGCCACCGTAA
- the LOC122612118 gene encoding 60S ribosomal protein L29: protein MAKSKNHTNHNQNKKAHRNGIKRPLRKRHESTLGMDVKFLINQRYARKGNLSREESVKRYNERIAAQKGKPVPVTL from the exons ATGGCCAAGTCCAAGAACCACACAAATCACAACCAGAACAAGAAGGCCCATCGCAATGGCATCAAGCGCCCCCTGCGCAAACGCCACGAGTCCACTCTGGGT ATGGATGTGAAATTCCTGATCAACCAGCGCTACGCCCGCAAGGGAAACCTTTCCCGCGAGGAATCCGTCAAGCGTTACAACGAGCGCATCGCTGCCCAGAAAGGCAAGCCCGTGCCCGTCACTTTGTAG
- the LOC122614967 gene encoding probable multidrug resistance-associated protein lethal(2)03659 isoform X1 — MDASKQSSPKRESNPFIKANLISKWLFLWMHSVFRKGRREELDASKLYEHLPSFDSESLTRNLQPHWEQESRSKNPSLMRLIFKVYGWQFVPVCVLYSLLEMAIHSFQPLLLGGLISYFAYGQTTVTKESAYLYAMGIVLCSLVTSLVFHPFMFYVFAVGTRVRLACAGLVYRKCLRASASSGEGLGAQAISVMSIDLSQFDLTFYFFHDLWKGPVEACIFGYLMTRQVGWTSLIGIAFIVILIPLQAWAAKASANFGTRSAKHRDARVKLMNEIISAIQVIKMYAWEKSFGRLIAAVRQSEVKAIRGSMSIYAALQCTNMISKISLFLSLIAYVYVGDLVTAKKVFILSSYYGLLNDSLLHYWPMAITTWAQTLVSARRVVEFLLEVEKPAEESCCRDNPGLELDGGKQKAAQSGRLHCVQSETKCLSFQKVSASWDKPSIKQPRKPHIKGISFHINAGKFVGIVGNVGSGKSTLLHAILGEIELMQGRVEVHGRISYAAQQPWVFQGSIRENILFVEQYEEKRYRAVVHACQLDRDLELLPRGDATVVGERGISLSGGQKARIALARAVYRQADIYLFDDPLAAVDAQVGKLLMDKCFQRLLDGKMRILVTHHVQLLKSVDHLLLLEGGQLTQQGTYEELKDVITHHAALDLEAIEADKQQVKRVLSQVDRTSKQLSKGEDEDPATNQDENGHAEQQLQGAVSYDTYKAYFRALGAPFLVWLVLSMFVLARGCQALMDIFISRWATWEEDRGYDSVDDYEDTRTKMVIWYTVLLLLTLALFLLRTFGFFFMCLRISLTLHDQLYHGIIRAWMYFFNANPSGRVLNRFSSDIQNVDVNLPQAMMDSLQFLVDVVAVLVIVAIANYWLLIPAAIMVLLLYFCRALYIGASRSLKRIESLTRSPIYSHTNQTFHGHSTIRSMDAMPQLEQTFHGHQNTNSSALFLYVSANRAFSFWTDLICVVYILAVTFSFLVIKQSFYSGDVGLAITQSMTLVIMCQWGMRQTAEMENNMTSVERVLEYAQTPSEPPLESPKSVNLADEWPQAGHLRFQDLRMRYSPGDEDILRGLNFESQPMEKIGIVGRTGAGKSSIIQALFRLALNEGTIEIDGLDIAKLGLHDLRSRISIIPQDPVLFSGTLRFNLDPFDEKRDESLWSALEDVKLKKHVASLEGGLSCRMQDGGSNFSMGQRQLVCLARAILRQNRVLVMDEATANVDTETDILIQETIQTKFAECTVLTIAHRLHTVMDNDSVLVMDAGQIVEFGAPHKLLQRKDGALLKLVNQNDAATVKFLKKIASESYMRRNKRDSFTITEE, encoded by the exons ATGGATGCTTCCAAGCAGTCGAGTCCCAAACGAGAGAGTAATCCGTTTATCAAGGCCAATTTAATCTCCAAGTGGCTGTTCCT ATGGATGCATAGTGTTTTCCGCAAGGGCAGGCGGGAGGAGTTGGACGCGAGTAAGCTGTACGAGCACCTGCCCAGTTTCGATAGTGAGTCCTTGACCAGAAATCTCCAGCCTCACTGGGAGCAGGAGTCCAGAAGCAAAAATCCCAGTCTTATGCGGCTGATCTTTAAGGTCTACGGATGGCAGTTTGTTCCCGTTTGCGTTCTATATTCTCTGCTGGAAATGGCTATTCA TTCCTTCCAGCCTTTGCTGCTCGGAGGATTGATCTCCTACTTTGCCTACGGCCAGACGACGGTGACCAAGGAGAGTGCCTACCTGTACGCCATGGGCATTGTCCTGTGCTCGCTGGTCACCTCCCTGGTGTTTCATCCCTTTATGTTCTATGTGTTCGCGGTGGGCACGAGGGTCAGATTGGCTTGTGCCGGCCTGGTCTACCGGAAATGTCTGCGCGCCTCGGCGAGTAGTGGCGAAGGACTCGGGGCTCAGGCCATTTCGGTGATGTCCATCGATCTCTCCCAGTTCGACTTGACTTTCTACTTCTTTCACGACCTGTGGAAGGGTCCCGTGGAGGCCTGCATCTTTGGCTACTTGATGACCCGCCAGGTGGGCTGGACATCCCTGATTGGGATTGCCTTCATAGTGATATTGATACCCCTGCAAGCGTGGGCCGCCAAGGCTTCTGCTAATTTCGGCACCCGATCCGCCAAGCATCGGGATGCACGTGTAAAGCTGATGAACGAGATCATCAGTGCCATCCAGGTGATCAAGATGTATGCGTGGGAGAAGTCCTTTGGACGGCTGATTGCCGCAGTTAGGCAGTCGGAGGTAAAGGCCATTCGAGGATCCATGAGCATCTACGCCGCCCTGCAATGCACCAATATGATCTCCAAGATATCGCTCTTCCTGAGTCTGATCGCCTATGTGTATGTGGGTGATCTTGTGACGGCCAAGAAGGTGTTCATACTGTCTTCCTACTACGGCCTACTCAATGATTCCCTGCTGCACTACTGGCCCATGGCCATAACCACTTGGGCTCAGACCCTGGTTAGTGCGCGCCGAGTAGTGGAGTTCCTGCTGGAAGTGGAGAAGCCTGCGGAGGAGTCCTGCTGCCGAGACAATCCTGGCTTGGAACTGGATGGAGGAAAGCAAAAAGCAGCGCAGAGTGGCCGCCTCCACTGCGTACAAAGTGAGACTAAGTGCTTAAGTTTCCAAAAAGTCAGCGCGAGTTGGGATAAGCCGAGCATAAAGCAACCCAGGAAGCCACATATTAAGGGCATCTCCTTTCACATCAACGCCGGCAAGTTTGTGGGCATTGTGGGTAATGTGGGCTCCGGAAAGAGCACCCTTCTCCATGCCATTCTCGGTGAGATTGAGCTCATGCAGGGACGAGTGGAGGTTCATGGCAGGATTAGCTATGCCGCCCAGCAGCCGTGGGTATTCCAGGGCAGCATCAGGGAGAACATCCTGTTTGTGGAGCAGTACGAGGAGAAGCGATACCGCGCAGTGGTTCATGCCTGCCAGCTGGACAGAGATCTGGAACTGCTGCCCCGCGGCGATGCCACTGTTGTGGGTGAGCGCGGAATCAGCCTGAGTGGTGGCCAAAAGGCCAGGATTGCGCTAGCCAGAGCTGTGTACCGCCAGGCGGATATCTACCTATTTGACGATCCACTGGCCGCCGTTGATGCGCAGGTGGGTAAGCTGCTGATGGACAAGTGCTTCCAGCGACTGCTGGATGGCAAGATGCGCATTCTGGTCACCCATCATGTTCAGTTGCTCAAGAGTGTGGAtcacctgctgctgttggaggGAGGACAACTCACCCAGCAGGGTACTTATGAGGAACTAAAGGACGTGATCACCCATCATGCTGCTCTGGATCTGGAGGCCATCGAGGCGGACAAGCAGCAAGTGAAGCGTGTGCTCAGTCAGGTGGACAGGACGTCAAAGCAGCTAAGCAAGGGAGAAGACGAGGATCCTGCCACCAACCAGGATGAGAATGGCCATGCCGAGCAGCAACTTCAGGGTGCCGTAAGCTACGATACCTATAAGGCTTACTTTCGGGCTCTGGGGGCTCCGTTCCTGGTCTGGTTAGTGCTTTCGATGTTTGTCCTCGCCCGAGGATGCCAAGCGCTCATGGACATCTTTATCTCCCGATGGGCCACTTGGGAGGAGGATCGAGGGTATGATTCGGTGGATGACTATGAAGACACGCGAACCAAAATGGTTATCTGGTATACGGTGCTCCTATTACTCACATTGGCCTTGTTCCTGCTGCGCACCTTTGGGTTCTTCTTTATGTGCCTTCGAATCTCACTGACATTGCACGACCAGCTCTACCATGGCATAATCCGCGCCTGGATGTACTTCTTCAATGCCAATCCATCTGGGAGAGTGCTCAACCGCTTTTCCAGCGACATTCAGAACGTAGATGTGAACCTGCCACAGGCTATGATGGATTCCCTTCAA TTCCTGGTGGATGTGGTGGCTGTGCTGGTGATCGTGGCCATTGCCAACTATTGGCTACTCATTCCAGCAGCCATTATGGTACTACTATTGTATTTCTGCCGTGCCCTCTATATAGGCGCCAGTCGAAGTCTAAAGAGGATTGAGAGCTTGA CACGTAGTCCCATCTACTCGCACACAAACCAAACTTTCCATGGCCACTCGACCATAAGGTCCATGGACGCCATGCCGCAGCTGGAGCAGACTTTCCATGGCCACCAAAACACCAACTCCTCTGCTCTTTTTCTCTATGTAAGCGCCAACAGGGCGTTTTCCTTCTGGACCGATCTCATTTGCGTGGTCTATATCCTGGCGGTGACCTTCAGCTTTCTGGTTATCAAGCAGAGCTTCTACAGCGGCGATGTGGGTCTGGCCATCACCCAGTCCATGACATTGGTGATTATGTGTCAGTGGGGCATGCGTCAGACTGCCGAGATGGAGAACAACATGACCAGCGTGGAACGAGTGCTTGAGTACGCCCAGACGCCATCGGAGCCACCACTTGAGAGTCCGAAGAGTGTGAATCTTGCAGATGAGTGGCCACAGGCTGGTCACCTTCGGTTCCAGGATCTCCGCATGAGATACTCTCCAGGAGACGAGGATATCCTAAGAGGACTGAACTTTGAATCACAGCCCATGGAAAAGATTGGCATTGTGGGACgaactggagctggaaaaTCCTCCATAATTCAGGCGCTATTCCGATTGGCTCTCAATGAGGGAACCATCGAGATCGATGGATTGGATATTGCTAAACTGGGTCTCCACGATCTGCGAAGTAGAATCTCGATTATCCCACAAGATCCAGTTCTATTCTCTGGAACGCTGCGCTTCAATCTGGATCCATTTGATGAAAAAAGAGATGAGTCCCTGTGGAGTGCATTGGAGGACGTGAAACTAAAGAAGCACGTTGCCTCATTGGAAGGAGGTCTCTCCTGTCGCATGCAGGACGGTGGCTCCAACTTCAGCATGGGTCAGAGGCAACTGGTCTGCTTGGCGAGAGCTATTCTCCGACAGAATCGAGTCCTGGTTATGGACGAAGCAACCGCAAATGTGGATACAGA AACTGATATCCTGATCCAAGAAACCATCCAGACCAAGTTCGCCGAGTGCACAGTTCTGACGATCGCGCACAGATTGCATACTGTGATGGACAATGACAGTGTCCTGGTAATGGACGCTGGCCAGATTGTCGAATTCGGAGCACCTCATAAGCTCCTGCAGCGCAAGGATGGAGCCCTCCTCAAACTGGTCAATCAAAACGATGCGGCCACCGTAA
- the LOC122612117 gene encoding ceramide-1-phosphate transfer protein, whose translation MSETSLATQTNGTAENGNCFDILKVSTLFESSLLEEDDVQLDAYLAAYEEIMKFFQLMGSVFSFVSSDVRSKIDILYALRAKDAEEQEHFNTFKTMLEYEKDAQLLNQKGYVSGSRTLLRLHRGLDFVYEFLNRIQAIPDEQKTVDVCKAAYDDTLGKHHSFLIRKGARLAMYAMPTRGDLLKKVCTDVEAAKENLPTMLKHMRINYDRTEELYTLYDLHSLP comes from the exons ATGAGTGAAACAAGTTTAGCGACGCAGACCAATGGCACGGCGGAAAATGGGAACTGTTTTGATATCCTGAAAGTGTCTACTCTATTCGAATCGAGCCTTTTGGAGGAGGATGACGTACAATTGGACGCCTACTTGGCAGCCTACGAGGAAATAATGAA GTTCTTCCAGCTGATGGGCAGTGTCTTCAGTTTTGTCAGCAGCGATGTGCGCAGCAAAATAGATATTCTATACGCTCTAAGAGCCAAGGACGCAGAGGAGCAGGAACACTTCAATACCTTCAAGACCATGCTGGAGTACGAAAAGGATGCACAGTTGCTGAATCAAAAGGGTTACGTGTCCGGCAGTCGCACGCTGCTACGTCTTCATCGCGGTCTTG ACTTTGTCTACGAGTTTCTCAATCGGATCCAGGCGATACCCGACGAACAAAAGACTGTGGACGTGTGTAAGGCGGCCTACGATGACACCCTGGGAAAACATCACTCGTTCCTCATTCGCAAAGGAGCCCGCCTGGCTATGTACGCGATGCCCACTAGAGGAGATCTTctgaaaaaagtttgcaccgATGTTGAAGCGGCCAAGGAGAACCTGCCTACCATGCTGAAGCACATGAGAATCAACTACGATCGCACGGAAGAGCTCTACACGCTATACGACTTACACAGCCTGCCTTAG
- the LOC122612115 gene encoding queuosine salvage protein, producing MSSSKLNPRESGAYIVEHAKHVRILPAGVEKLTQEIVKGLIEKRIAVENFSQHELHPNPDSNQPEDYSKAADWVFVLDTLNFCFWTPDNYTKYKVDGYTGYFALCAAVKRAIKEGVDVISPKFYSAIDIKTLENIFRSDDGETVIPLLQKRLESLHEVGKVLIDKYGGSFENVIKKDEKSAVRLLDLVVEEFPCFRDEAEFAGKRVSILKRAQILVGDVWSCYRGQGLGYFNDIDQITMFADYRIPQVLVHFGSLEYTSELMEFLKTDTILENGDPREVEIRGASIYIIEQVRDAVVKILKEQHPEISLDNVNSIVIDQYLWDYRRRQNADLEHIPFHKVLSIYY from the exons GAATCTGGAGCCTACATCGTAGAACATGCCAAGCATGTTCGTATACTGCCCGCAGGCGTTGAAAAACTAACGCAGGAAATCGTAAAAGGCCTAATAGAGAAGCGCATTGCTGTGGAAAACTTCTCGCAGCACGAATTACATCCAAATCCCGACTCAAATCAGCCGGAGGACTATTCCAAAGCAGCCGACTGGGTCTTTGTGTTGGACACTTTAAACTTTTGCTTCTGGACCCCCG ATAACTACACCAAATACAAGGTCGATGGCTATACCGGCTACTTTGCTCTGTGTGCTGCGGTCAAGAGAGCCATCAAGGAAGGCGTGGATGTGATCAGTCCCAAGTTCTATTCCGCGATTGATATAAAAACCCTAGAGAACATTTTCCGCTCTGACGATGGGGAGACCGTGATTCCTCTGCTCCAAAAGCGTCTGGAATCGCTCCACGAAGTGGGCAAAGTTCTAATCGACAAGTACGGTGGCAGCTTTGAAAATGTTATCAAGAAGGACGAAAAATCGGCAGTCCGTTTGCTGGATCTCGTTGTGGAGGAGTTTCCCTGTTTTCGAGATGAGGCAGAGTTCGCTGGAAAGCGAGTTTCCATCCTGAAACGAGCCCAAATCTTGGTGGGCGATGTGTGGTCCTGCTACAGAGGTCAAGGACTTGGTTACTTCAATGACATCGATCAGATAACCATGTTCGCCGACTATCGAATTCCCCAGGTGCTGGTGCACTTTGGCAGTTTGGAGTACACCAGCGAGCTAATGGAGTTCCTAAAGACGGATACTATTCTGGAGAACGGCGATCCCCGAGAGGTGGAGATACGCGGCGCCTCCATATACATTATCGAACAAGTTAGGGATGCTGTGGTAAAGATACTCAAGGAGCAGCATCCCGAGATCTCACTGGACAACGTCAACTCCATTGTGATCGATCAGTATCTGTGGGACTACCGGCGTCGGCAAAATGCCGACTTGGAGCACATTCCCTTCCACAAGGTGCTGAGCATCTACTACTAG